A single Dehalococcoidia bacterium DNA region contains:
- the folE gene encoding GTP cyclohydrolase I FolE, which translates to MIDQDKIKKAVHDILVAIGEDPSREGIRETPRRIAEMYAEVFRGMTEDPREVLSVGFEEGHHEMVILKDIPFYSMCEHHLLPFYGMAHIGYIPKGRVVGASKLGRVVEIIAKRPQLQERLTTQIADSIVEALQPQGVAVVIEAEHMCMTMRGVKKPGSNIVTSAMRGIFRSNAVTRSEFLSLIK; encoded by the coding sequence ATGATCGATCAGGATAAGATTAAAAAGGCTGTTCATGATATATTGGTCGCCATCGGCGAGGACCCATCCCGCGAAGGCATCAGGGAGACCCCCCGGCGCATCGCCGAGATGTACGCCGAGGTCTTCCGCGGCATGACTGAGGATCCCAGGGAGGTGCTCAGTGTCGGCTTTGAAGAGGGACACCACGAGATGGTCATCCTCAAAGACATTCCGTTCTATTCCATGTGCGAACACCACCTGCTTCCATTCTACGGTATGGCCCACATCGGTTATATACCAAAGGGGCGCGTAGTTGGCGCATCAAAGCTGGGCCGCGTCGTGGAGATAATTGCGAAGAGGCCCCAGCTTCAGGAGCGTCTCACGACACAGATAGCCGACTCGATCGTCGAAGCGCTGCAGCCGCAGGGCGTAGCGGTAGTTATCGAGGCCGAGCACATGTGCATGACGATGCGCGGGGTGAAGAAGCCTGGTTCTAACATCGTAACGTCGGCGATGAGGGGGATATTCCGTTCCAACGCCGTGACGCGGTCGGAGTTCCTGTCGCTGATAAAATAG
- a CDS encoding flavin reductase family protein — protein MVKSNIPGCGNFYHHYPSHAAVITAQFEGKKGIMAAAWHSPISHTPPLFGVSLAPKRYTYKLIEKAKEFAINFLSFDKAELLVSVGSVSGAEVDKYKRFDIKTEEPIKTTAPIISDAYAAYECRLIDSRKYGDHIWLVGEIVATHFDKALFNEDETVDLDHVSPVLYMGADRYTIPSNADIKMIERSK, from the coding sequence ATGGTTAAATCCAATATACCGGGGTGTGGAAATTTCTATCATCATTACCCGAGCCACGCAGCCGTAATAACAGCACAGTTCGAGGGTAAGAAGGGGATTATGGCCGCCGCATGGCACTCCCCGATATCACACACCCCGCCGCTGTTCGGCGTCTCGCTGGCGCCCAAGCGCTACACGTACAAACTCATCGAAAAAGCGAAGGAGTTCGCCATAAATTTCTTATCATTCGACAAGGCGGAGCTGTTAGTATCGGTGGGCAGCGTATCCGGAGCCGAAGTCGATAAGTACAAGAGGTTCGATATCAAAACGGAGGAACCGATCAAGACGACTGCGCCGATAATTAGTGACGCCTACGCCGCGTACGAATGCCGCTTAATCGACAGTCGTAAGTACGGCGACCACATCTGGTTGGTTGGAGAGATAGTCGCCACTCATTTCGATAAAGCGCTCTTCAACGAAGATGAAACCGTTGACCTGGACCACGTCTCGCCCGTACTCTATATGGGAGCCGATAGATACACCATTCCATCGAATGCCGACATTAAGATGATAGAGCGCAGTAAGTAA
- a CDS encoding homoserine dehydrogenase has protein sequence MSKKGVIGIGILGYGVIGSGVARVLLEKAGALSSQARCKLEIVRILEKDSAKIKASKLDKTLFTQKSSDILNDKNIDIVIEVLGGEHPAAEFIKKALGKGKHVVTSNKEVMAKHFPEFLKLAQENGVDIMYEATVGGGIPLIAPFKQDLLANDISALHCIINGTTNYILTRMSSEQIDFNTALKQAQKLGYAEPNPKNDVEGIDAAYKLTILATLAFHVKIKPEDIYHEGISRLTARDFRYANELGYEIKLLAIAKEQKGSIEVRVHPVFLPQDLLLASVDGVYNAVQVEGDLVGRVLFYGRGAGAAPTSSAILADVIDVAQRINRGISLTPTLRLDPKKRGKPMSAITTRYYLRMNAVDRPGVLAKISKALADEEVSISSVIQKESDVSKKAAEIVLMTYPANEQAMQKAMAKISRLDVIKEISNFIRVED, from the coding sequence GTGAGTAAGAAGGGCGTCATCGGCATAGGCATCCTCGGATACGGAGTCATAGGCAGCGGCGTGGCCAGGGTGTTGCTTGAGAAGGCCGGGGCGCTTTCATCACAGGCGAGATGCAAGCTCGAAATCGTACGCATCCTGGAAAAAGACTCCGCCAAGATAAAAGCCTCCAAGCTCGATAAGACCCTGTTTACACAGAAATCATCCGACATACTCAACGACAAGAACATCGACATCGTCATCGAAGTCCTGGGCGGAGAACATCCCGCCGCAGAATTCATTAAGAAAGCACTAGGCAAGGGAAAACACGTCGTCACCTCTAACAAAGAGGTCATGGCAAAGCACTTTCCCGAGTTTCTAAAGCTGGCACAGGAGAACGGCGTCGATATCATGTATGAAGCGACGGTCGGCGGCGGCATACCGCTGATAGCGCCCTTCAAGCAGGACCTGCTGGCCAATGATATATCCGCGCTACACTGCATCATCAACGGCACTACAAACTATATTCTGACGCGAATGTCCTCCGAACAGATCGATTTCAACACGGCGTTGAAGCAGGCGCAGAAGCTGGGCTACGCAGAGCCTAATCCTAAGAATGACGTGGAGGGCATAGATGCCGCCTATAAGCTCACTATACTGGCAACGCTGGCATTCCACGTAAAGATAAAACCGGAAGACATCTATCATGAAGGAATCTCGCGCCTGACGGCTCGCGATTTCCGTTACGCCAACGAGCTGGGCTATGAAATCAAGCTCCTTGCAATAGCCAAGGAACAGAAGGGCTCGATCGAAGTTCGGGTACACCCCGTGTTCCTGCCTCAAGACCTCTTGCTTGCCAGCGTCGACGGGGTTTACAACGCCGTGCAGGTGGAGGGGGACCTGGTGGGACGGGTGCTGTTCTACGGGCGGGGCGCCGGCGCCGCTCCTACCTCAAGCGCCATACTCGCCGATGTCATCGATGTGGCACAGCGCATCAACAGGGGCATCAGCCTGACGCCGACTTTGCGCCTCGATCCGAAAAAGCGGGGCAAACCGATGTCTGCAATAACGACGCGTTACTACCTCAGGATGAACGCCGTGGACAGGCCCGGCGTGCTGGCGAAAATATCAAAGGCGCTGGCTGATGAAGAAGTGAGCATTTCGTCGGTGATCCAGAAGGAAAGCGACGTCTCCAAGAAGGCCGCCGAGATAGTTCTCATGACCTATCCGGCAAATGAGCAGGCCATGCAGAAAGCAATGGCCAAGATATCACGCCTCGACGTGATTAAAGAGATCTCCAATTTCATCAGGGTCGAAGATTAG
- the rpsF gene encoding 30S ribosomal protein S6 — protein MHDYELVVIVNPSVADDDVPATLEKLKTFVTDRGGTVAEVNQWGRKKLAYTIKKCTEGNYALIKCSFDPKLATELEASLKLMDDIIRHMLVRLDA, from the coding sequence TTGCACGACTACGAACTTGTTGTGATCGTCAATCCGTCAGTTGCAGATGACGACGTCCCTGCAACGTTAGAGAAGCTGAAGACATTCGTAACCGACCGCGGCGGCACCGTTGCCGAAGTCAATCAGTGGGGACGGAAGAAATTGGCATACACTATTAAGAAATGTACCGAGGGTAATTACGCCCTCATTAAATGTAGTTTCGACCCCAAGCTGGCCACCGAGCTGGAAGCAAGCCTGAAACTTATGGATGACATCATACGGCACATGCTGGTTAGATTAGACGCTTAA
- a CDS encoding diacylglycerol kinase family protein, whose product MADAQHHAGAVHTPRTKVVVNPAARGGRTARQWPEISEQLKRNDIHFDSSFTEGPGHGIDLAKEAVNAGYETVVAVGGDGTVNEVVNGIVNNDGKGMATLGIICTGTGRDCIRSLNIPADLSKACQLIAERSSVDTDLGVAEYVNDSYRNSRFYINTASLGFASAVAERTKRFKSMGGTIPFLLAFATVFASYKAKNVAFDIDGRIKQERQLLIVINNGRYFGGGMKITPDADPRDGLLDIVTVRDVNKLRLLYNFPRLYKGTHTTHPMVDVYKAKRVDVQTSGKLLLQLDGEVVGESPASFSIIPSALRVITGGLNG is encoded by the coding sequence ATGGCCGACGCGCAGCACCACGCCGGAGCCGTTCACACCCCTCGCACAAAGGTAGTAGTTAACCCCGCCGCCAGGGGAGGCAGAACCGCCCGTCAATGGCCCGAAATAAGCGAGCAGCTAAAAAGAAACGACATCCATTTCGACTCCTCTTTTACGGAAGGGCCGGGGCACGGCATCGACCTGGCGAAAGAGGCGGTGAACGCCGGGTATGAAACGGTCGTAGCGGTCGGCGGCGACGGCACGGTGAACGAGGTGGTTAACGGAATCGTCAATAACGACGGCAAGGGCATGGCGACGCTCGGTATCATCTGCACCGGCACCGGCCGGGACTGCATCAGAAGCCTGAATATCCCGGCTGACTTGAGCAAGGCCTGTCAGTTAATCGCCGAACGCAGCAGCGTCGACACAGACTTAGGTGTTGCTGAATATGTGAACGACTCGTATAGAAATAGTCGATTCTACATCAATACAGCGTCTCTCGGTTTCGCTTCCGCCGTAGCCGAGCGCACCAAGCGTTTCAAGAGTATGGGAGGAACAATCCCGTTCCTGCTGGCTTTCGCGACAGTATTCGCTTCATACAAAGCTAAAAATGTTGCCTTCGATATCGACGGACGTATAAAGCAGGAGCGGCAACTGCTAATCGTAATAAACAACGGACGTTACTTCGGCGGCGGAATGAAGATCACTCCCGATGCCGACCCCCGCGACGGGCTGCTGGACATAGTCACCGTAAGAGACGTGAATAAACTGAGGCTGCTGTACAACTTCCCCAGACTATACAAGGGGACACATACGACCCATCCCATGGTCGACGTCTACAAAGCAAAACGTGTCGATGTACAGACATCCGGGAAGTTGCTCCTGCAACTCGACGGGGAGGTTGTGGGAGAATCCCCCGCCAGTTTTAGTATAATACCATCAGCGCTGAGGGTGATAACGGGAGGTCTCAATGGTTAA
- the rpsR gene encoding 30S ribosomal protein S18, whose amino-acid sequence MPGRKPSRPASKNKGRDTRGRSRKFVPKRKVCTFCANHISVIDYKDVAMLQRYISDRGKIEPRRRTGTCARHQRTLAESIKRARHIALLPFTPEHIRDSGRVGLRD is encoded by the coding sequence ATGCCGGGAAGGAAGCCTAGTAGACCAGCATCGAAAAATAAAGGGAGGGACACAAGGGGCAGGTCCCGTAAATTCGTACCCAAGCGCAAGGTCTGTACGTTCTGCGCTAACCATATCAGTGTTATAGATTACAAGGATGTGGCCATGCTCCAGCGCTACATTTCAGACCGCGGCAAGATAGAGCCCAGGCGCCGCACGGGCACATGCGCCAGACATCAGCGCACATTAGCGGAATCGATAAAGCGGGCAAGACACATCGCCTTGCTGCCGTTCACTCCTGAACACATTCGCGATTCAGGTAGAGTAGGACTGCGGGATTAG
- the ssb gene encoding single-stranded DNA-binding protein, with protein MASLNKVMIIGNLGTDPEMRFTPGGQPVTSFRMASSRTFTTPEGERKQETEWFTVVAWSKLAELCNQFLAKGRMAYVEGRLKTRSWEDKEGIKRFSTEVIANQVIFLDRAGAAPLPDEAVDGGEEVPPEELPF; from the coding sequence ATGGCAAGCCTTAACAAGGTCATGATTATCGGAAACCTCGGCACAGATCCCGAGATGCGATTCACCCCCGGCGGACAGCCCGTAACATCCTTTCGTATGGCCAGTTCTCGGACGTTCACTACACCCGAAGGCGAGAGAAAGCAGGAGACGGAGTGGTTCACCGTCGTGGCCTGGAGCAAGCTTGCCGAGCTTTGTAACCAGTTCCTAGCCAAGGGCCGCATGGCATATGTTGAGGGAAGACTCAAGACAAGATCCTGGGAGGACAAGGAAGGAATCAAGCGGTTCAGCACCGAGGTAATAGCCAACCAGGTCATATTCCTAGACCGCGCCGGAGCGGCGCCGCTTCCGGATGAGGCTGTGGATGGCGGGGAGGAAGTGCCTCCGGAAGAACTGCCGTTTTAA
- the thrC gene encoding threonine synthase → MKQGVLERYREYLPISDKTPMLTLGEGDTPLVRSRSIEKRFGCKLYFKLEGCNPTGSFKDRGMVMAVAKAVEEKSKAIICASTGNTSASAAAFGARFGLKTIVIIPEGKIALGKLAQALIYGAKLLAIDGNFDQALKIVMDLSKKHPITLVNSVNPFRIEGQKTGSFEIIDTLGDAPDYHFIPVGNAGNITAYWKGYKEYYDAGKSTRKPKMMGFQAAGAAPIVQNKIVEKPETIATAIRIGNPASWKGATNARDDSGGIIDAVTDDEILAAYRILAQEEGVFGEPASAASIAGLLKATQGGLSLKGKTAVAIITGSGLKDPDTAIKCAEPPKPVPADMVAIEQALGLG, encoded by the coding sequence ATGAAACAAGGCGTTTTAGAGAGATACCGCGAATATCTGCCGATAAGCGATAAGACCCCCATGCTGACCCTCGGCGAGGGTGATACCCCCCTGGTGCGCTCACGCTCGATAGAGAAGAGGTTCGGTTGCAAGCTCTACTTTAAACTTGAGGGCTGCAACCCGACAGGCTCGTTCAAGGACCGCGGCATGGTCATGGCCGTGGCCAAGGCCGTCGAGGAGAAGAGCAAGGCCATCATCTGCGCTTCGACAGGAAATACCAGCGCATCGGCGGCTGCCTTCGGCGCCAGGTTCGGATTGAAGACAATCGTCATCATCCCGGAAGGCAAAATAGCGCTGGGCAAGCTGGCCCAGGCCCTGATATACGGCGCTAAGCTCCTCGCGATAGACGGGAACTTCGACCAGGCGCTCAAGATAGTAATGGACCTCAGCAAGAAACACCCTATTACGCTGGTGAACTCCGTAAACCCGTTCCGCATCGAGGGGCAGAAGACCGGTTCGTTCGAGATTATCGACACGCTGGGAGACGCTCCCGATTACCATTTCATCCCCGTCGGAAACGCCGGAAACATCACCGCCTACTGGAAGGGATATAAAGAATACTACGACGCCGGTAAATCGACAAGGAAGCCAAAAATGATGGGATTCCAGGCAGCAGGGGCCGCTCCTATCGTTCAGAATAAAATCGTAGAAAAACCGGAGACGATAGCGACCGCGATCCGCATAGGCAACCCCGCAAGCTGGAAGGGGGCTACTAACGCAAGGGATGACTCCGGTGGTATAATTGACGCAGTAACCGATGACGAGATACTCGCCGCCTACCGAATCCTGGCGCAGGAGGAGGGCGTTTTCGGGGAGCCGGCATCCGCGGCATCCATAGCCGGCCTGCTGAAGGCAACGCAAGGCGGCCTGAGCTTAAAAGGTAAAACGGCGGTAGCCATCATCACAGGCAGCGGGCTTAAAGACCCGGACACGGCCATCAAGTGCGCCGAGCCGCCGAAACCGGTGCCGGCGGATATGGTTGCCATCGAGCAAGCCCTTGGGCTGGGGTAA
- the glyA gene encoding serine hydroxymethyltransferase yields MDKAKKYLNGTELEKNDPEVCSAIRRESERQTRNLEFIASENHASKAVLEAAGTVLTDKYAEGYPGKRYYGGCEAVDIAENLARERALKLFKAEHANVQPHSGSQANMASYFALLNPKDTILAMSLAHGGHLTHGSPVNFSGKIYNFVSYGVSRTTECIDYDEVEKLAKEHRPKLIVAGASAYPRIIDFQRFRQIADLVEAKLMVDMAHIAGLIAAGVHPSPVPYSEIVTSTTHKTLRGPRGGFILCRQPFSEKIDKSVDPGTQGGPLLHIIAAKAVCFGEALKPDFIAYQKAIVENAKVMADEFKKGGLRLVSGGTDNHLMLVDLTPINITGREAEEALDSVRITVNRNAIPFDTKPPRVASGIRIGTPAVTSRGLDASTVSKVAKLIIRVLTNIGDENVYKEVRDAVDDITSRYPVPGLD; encoded by the coding sequence ATGGATAAAGCTAAGAAATATCTCAATGGTACAGAGCTAGAAAAGAACGACCCCGAGGTGTGCTCGGCGATACGCCGCGAGTCGGAACGCCAGACGCGCAACCTGGAGTTCATCGCTTCCGAGAACCACGCCTCTAAAGCCGTGCTCGAAGCAGCCGGGACCGTGCTGACCGATAAATATGCGGAAGGCTATCCGGGGAAACGCTACTACGGCGGCTGTGAAGCGGTCGACATAGCCGAGAACCTGGCTCGGGAACGTGCCTTAAAGTTGTTCAAAGCCGAGCATGCCAATGTCCAACCCCACAGCGGCTCACAGGCGAACATGGCATCGTACTTCGCCCTGCTTAATCCAAAAGATACGATCCTGGCGATGAGTCTGGCTCACGGCGGCCATCTGACGCACGGCAGCCCGGTAAACTTCTCGGGCAAGATATACAACTTCGTCAGCTACGGCGTCAGTCGGACAACGGAATGCATCGATTACGACGAGGTCGAGAAGCTGGCAAAGGAACACCGTCCCAAGCTCATCGTTGCAGGCGCCAGCGCATACCCCAGGATTATCGACTTCCAGCGCTTCCGCCAGATAGCCGACCTGGTGGAAGCCAAGCTGATGGTGGACATGGCCCACATCGCGGGACTGATAGCGGCCGGCGTACATCCTTCGCCTGTGCCCTATTCCGAGATAGTCACCTCAACCACTCACAAGACTCTGCGCGGGCCACGCGGCGGTTTTATACTGTGCCGGCAGCCATTCTCCGAGAAAATAGATAAGTCGGTGGATCCCGGCACTCAGGGCGGGCCGCTGCTGCATATCATCGCAGCCAAGGCCGTGTGCTTCGGCGAGGCGCTGAAGCCCGATTTCATCGCATATCAAAAAGCCATTGTAGAGAATGCGAAGGTGATGGCTGACGAGTTTAAGAAAGGCGGGCTGAGGCTCGTTTCGGGCGGAACCGACAACCACCTGATGCTCGTCGATCTGACGCCGATAAACATCACCGGCAGGGAGGCCGAGGAAGCGCTCGATTCCGTCAGGATAACGGTTAACCGCAACGCCATCCCCTTCGACACCAAACCGCCACGGGTAGCGAGCGGCATAAGGATCGGCACGCCGGCCGTGACCAGCCGCGGGCTCGACGCGTCCACGGTTAGTAAAGTAGCAAAACTCATTATAAGGGTATTGACCAACATAGGGGACGAGAACGTTTATAAAGAAGTGCGCGATGCCGTGGACGATATCACCAGCCGATACCCGGTGCCCGGCCTCGATTAG
- a CDS encoding diacylglycerol kinase family protein gives MYYAKVIVNPMSRGGAAGKTWPILNTLLRTTGLPFDYEFMQGQGHGIALSKEAVEKGYNLVIAVGGDGTVNEVVNGLMDENGGCRAALGIISAGTQNDIAHMLGIPRDYLRACQLFRNFKTVKIDIGAVECTYNNEVRRRYYISTAGIGFVTDVIEGSISHTRLKVLGGGIPYAIGVIPKALEYRNKDVLICIDGEKREERYFSVVVNNGRYLGGGRAFPGATPYDGLLDVAVIGDISKVEALLNFPLFFTGTYYDPQKIKLHKARNVIVDSPQRLPIQIDGEIVGLTPAVFRVIPSALEVAIRVHSPQKKSQMETTPGIS, from the coding sequence ATGTATTACGCTAAGGTCATCGTGAATCCGATGTCGCGGGGCGGGGCCGCGGGCAAAACGTGGCCCATTCTCAACACGCTGCTCAGAACCACAGGCCTTCCCTTCGATTATGAATTTATGCAGGGCCAGGGACACGGCATTGCGCTTTCCAAAGAAGCTGTTGAAAAAGGATATAATCTCGTGATCGCCGTGGGCGGAGACGGAACGGTGAACGAGGTCGTCAACGGCCTGATGGATGAAAACGGCGGATGCAGGGCTGCTCTTGGTATTATCTCCGCAGGCACGCAGAACGATATCGCCCACATGCTGGGCATCCCAAGGGACTATCTGAGGGCGTGCCAGCTCTTCAGGAACTTCAAGACGGTCAAGATCGACATCGGGGCCGTGGAATGCACCTATAACAACGAGGTAAGACGGCGTTACTACATCAGCACGGCGGGCATCGGGTTCGTTACCGATGTAATCGAAGGCTCTATATCCCACACCAGGCTCAAGGTCCTCGGCGGCGGCATACCTTACGCCATAGGCGTCATACCCAAGGCGCTGGAATACCGTAACAAGGACGTATTGATCTGCATCGACGGCGAAAAGAGGGAGGAGCGCTACTTCAGCGTCGTCGTCAACAACGGACGCTACCTCGGCGGCGGGAGGGCCTTCCCCGGCGCAACGCCGTACGACGGTCTGCTGGATGTAGCCGTAATCGGCGACATCAGCAAGGTGGAAGCCCTGCTGAACTTCCCGCTGTTCTTTACCGGCACATACTACGACCCGCAGAAGATCAAACTGCACAAGGCGCGAAACGTCATCGTCGATTCCCCGCAGAGGCTGCCCATACAGATCGACGGCGAGATAGTCGGACTGACTCCGGCGGTATTCCGGGTGATTCCATCCGCACTGGAGGTCGCGATCAGAGTACACTCTCCTCAGAAGAAATCCCAAATGGAAACGACCCCGGGAATATCCTGA
- a CDS encoding peptidylprolyl isomerase gives MAKKGKNQQKQAVSKHVTTRRVARWQREKRRQRITFLSGVVIIVAVLGIIVGGFVATRSSDWLSKVETDSGTVAIKKADYADELKLLFAVGAYNSSTITSEAPLINIERNILIEDSAKSFGLTVSDAEVTDTIRSMFQTDNESITDTNFQEQYQDMINNMGLSDQEFRKFVKGDLLKQDLLLYYIDQIPESGEQVAAETFFLSNESNAYEVTQLWRDGNDFETLAEMYSNTGSSGWLIKGFMEEEFDSVAFSIEIGNISDPFPYGTGYYVIKVLDRKDGPIDETLRQQSGSAELDKWFYQAYADKVERNLKLDLAEVYAWAVEQLQ, from the coding sequence ATGGCAAAAAAAGGAAAAAACCAGCAAAAACAGGCCGTATCCAAACATGTAACCACGCGTCGCGTAGCGCGCTGGCAACGGGAGAAGCGCAGGCAGCGGATCACGTTCTTATCGGGCGTCGTCATAATTGTGGCAGTGCTTGGAATTATCGTAGGCGGCTTCGTGGCCACCCGCTCCAGCGACTGGTTGAGCAAAGTTGAAACTGATTCCGGCACTGTAGCCATCAAGAAAGCGGACTATGCGGACGAATTGAAGCTCCTCTTTGCAGTTGGCGCATACAATTCTTCAACAATTACTAGCGAAGCCCCGCTAATCAATATTGAAAGAAACATATTAATCGAAGATAGCGCTAAATCGTTTGGGCTTACTGTATCCGACGCCGAAGTCACTGATACTATACGTTCTATGTTTCAAACAGATAACGAGTCTATAACCGACACCAATTTTCAAGAGCAATACCAGGACATGATTAACAACATGGGCCTCTCCGATCAGGAATTTCGTAAATTTGTAAAGGGCGACTTGCTCAAGCAAGATCTGCTCTTATATTACATAGACCAGATTCCAGAATCAGGCGAACAGGTGGCCGCGGAAACTTTCTTTCTCTCTAACGAAAGCAATGCTTACGAAGTAACTCAGCTTTGGCGTGATGGAAATGATTTTGAGACGCTTGCGGAGATGTATAGTAATACAGGTAGCTCCGGATGGTTGATCAAAGGATTTATGGAGGAAGAATTCGATAGTGTTGCGTTTTCCATAGAAATCGGCAACATAAGCGACCCGTTTCCCTACGGGACGGGATACTATGTTATCAAAGTACTGGACCGCAAAGACGGCCCTATAGACGAGACCCTGCGCCAGCAGTCCGGAAGCGCCGAGTTAGATAAATGGTTTTATCAAGCCTACGCGGACAAGGTGGAACGCAATCTTAAACTAGACCTGGCGGAAGTATACGCTTGGGCCGTCGAACAGTTGCAGTAA
- a CDS encoding MDR family MFS transporter, with translation MKKAEESTINRDNKSAGHRDMPKRQVVLTMAGIMLAMFLSSLDQTIVGTAIPRIVVDLGGFTQYTWVVTAYMIAATVTVLIAGKLSDIYGRKWFLVVGIVIFLAGSAMCGASQDMAQLIGFRAFQGIGAGAIMGLAFITIGDLFPPSERGKYAGFMSAVFGLSSVIGPTLGGFITDNLSWRWVFYINIPFGILIILLFIFFFPHVRPQVTKRRIDYAGMLALILTVVPLLLALSWAGVEYDWLSPQILGMFVFSAFMFLAFVIIESYAAEPILPLWIFRNRIVGVSSIVTFFLGFGMFASIVFIPLYFQGVLGSSATASGSFLTPMMLGMVAGGVISGQMLSRAGGHYRWQGLFGIGVMAAGMYLLSCMTTGTTHATAVFFIIITGFGLGVTMPVYTIAVQNAVPYRIMGVATASNQFFRSIGGVLGLAVAGSILNNRFASEFLGGLPQGVESVMPPGSLDSIVDNPQALVSPEALEELTKAFQSLGDQGMALLDQLMTTLREALNSGITEVFFVGFCVVGAAFVVNFFIKEIPLRKHL, from the coding sequence ATGAAGAAAGCAGAAGAGAGCACCATTAATAGAGATAATAAGAGTGCGGGACATCGCGATATGCCGAAACGGCAGGTGGTACTCACTATGGCCGGCATCATGCTGGCCATGTTCCTGTCATCGCTCGACCAGACCATAGTCGGTACGGCTATACCGCGCATCGTCGTCGACCTCGGCGGATTCACCCAGTACACATGGGTAGTCACTGCCTACATGATAGCCGCTACCGTTACAGTGCTCATCGCCGGCAAGCTCAGCGATATATATGGGCGCAAGTGGTTCCTCGTCGTCGGCATCGTAATCTTCCTGGCGGGCTCGGCGATGTGCGGCGCTAGCCAGGACATGGCTCAGCTCATCGGGTTCCGTGCGTTTCAGGGCATCGGCGCGGGAGCCATCATGGGGCTGGCATTCATCACTATCGGCGATCTGTTCCCTCCTTCGGAGCGCGGCAAGTACGCCGGTTTCATGTCGGCGGTGTTCGGCCTTTCATCCGTTATCGGGCCTACGCTGGGAGGCTTCATCACCGACAACCTGTCGTGGCGCTGGGTATTCTATATCAATATCCCATTCGGCATACTGATAATACTGCTCTTCATCTTCTTCTTCCCGCATGTAAGGCCTCAGGTAACGAAACGCAGGATCGACTACGCCGGCATGCTGGCGCTGATACTCACCGTCGTGCCTCTGCTACTGGCGCTGAGCTGGGCCGGCGTCGAGTACGATTGGCTTTCGCCGCAGATTCTCGGCATGTTCGTTTTCTCGGCTTTCATGTTCCTGGCGTTCGTGATTATCGAAAGCTATGCAGCGGAGCCCATATTGCCGCTGTGGATATTCCGCAATCGGATAGTAGGTGTATCATCCATCGTTACATTCTTTCTCGGATTCGGCATGTTCGCCTCCATTGTTTTCATCCCGTTGTATTTCCAGGGCGTGCTGGGCTCTTCGGCTACGGCCAGCGGCAGCTTCCTGACCCCGATGATGCTGGGAATGGTGGCCGGAGGTGTTATATCGGGCCAGATGCTGTCGCGCGCCGGCGGGCACTATCGCTGGCAGGGACTGTTCGGCATCGGAGTGATGGCCGCCGGGATGTATCTGCTTTCATGTATGACGACCGGTACAACTCATGCAACGGCGGTGTTCTTTATCATAATCACGGGCTTCGGGCTGGGCGTTACCATGCCGGTCTACACTATAGCGGTGCAGAACGCTGTGCCTTACAGGATAATGGGAGTGGCCACTGCAAGTAATCAGTTCTTTCGCTCCATCGGCGGCGTGCTGGGGCTGGCGGTGGCCGGATCGATACTTAATAACCGTTTCGCTTCCGAGTTTCTCGGCGGATTGCCGCAGGGTGTTGAGTCGGTCATGCCGCCGGGAAGCCTGGACTCGATAGTGGACAACCCACAGGCGCTGGTGAGCCCGGAGGCGCTGGAAGAGCTTACCAAGGCGTTTCAGTCTCTCGGCGATCAGGGGATGGCTCTACTGGATCAATTGATGACTACATTGCGAGAAGCTTTAAACTCGGGTATTACCGAGGTATTTTTCGTAGGCTTCTGCGTGGTCGGGGCAGCATTTGTCGTCAACTTCTTCATCAAAGAGATTCCGCTGCGAAAGCATCTGTGA